The following are encoded together in the Weissella soli genome:
- a CDS encoding SDR family oxidoreductase produces the protein MKIKVVIAGGTGFVGQGIIEQLLPEKFEVHSLSRHPHQGEAGDQTIYHAVDLARPQEWQSIVHDADWVIDAVGILLPNPLKKQTYQNSSYAPAKNIMDVLVNEPKVKFLFISANAGPFFMKPYLKAKRAVEQDMQQRLAEQAYLVYPGIIFDKARFSSYLPGLVLAQLTILPYFRKLRPLSRTQFSREIERMLLGQKSPLEQRL, from the coding sequence ATGAAAATTAAAGTTGTTATTGCTGGTGGGACGGGATTTGTTGGTCAAGGGATCATTGAGCAGTTATTACCAGAAAAATTTGAAGTACATAGCTTATCACGACATCCTCACCAAGGGGAGGCTGGTGACCAAACAATTTATCATGCCGTTGATTTAGCCCGACCACAGGAGTGGCAATCAATTGTGCACGATGCAGACTGGGTCATTGATGCCGTGGGTATTTTGTTGCCCAATCCGCTTAAAAAACAGACTTATCAAAATAGTAGCTATGCACCGGCAAAAAATATTATGGATGTGTTAGTAAATGAGCCAAAGGTCAAATTCTTATTCATATCTGCGAATGCCGGCCCATTTTTCATGAAACCGTATTTAAAAGCGAAACGGGCAGTTGAGCAGGATATGCAGCAACGGCTCGCAGAACAGGCCTATCTGGTCTACCCAGGAATCATTTTTGATAAGGCGCGTTTTAGTTCGTATCTACCCGGCTTGGTGTTGGCACAGTTAACCATCTTGCCATATTTTAGAAAGTTGCGGCCACTCTCACGAACGCAATTTAGTCGCGAGATTGAACGGATGTTGTTAGGACAGAAAAGTCCTTTAGAACAACGTTTGTAG
- a CDS encoding NADPH-dependent F420 reductase, translating into MANVTVFGQGNMGSAIGENFAAAGNNVAYVTETETVDALGEIVVLAVPYGAVERIISTYGEALQGKIVIDITNPVNFETFDDLVVPADSSAAAEIAQKLPESKIVKAFNTTFAATLATKQVGGVQPTTVLLAGDDAEAKKSVTAALAGSGLEFIDAGSLKRARELEAFGFLQISLAAAEKISWTAGFAIIK; encoded by the coding sequence ATGGCAAACGTAACAGTTTTTGGACAAGGTAACATGGGATCAGCAATCGGTGAAAATTTCGCCGCAGCCGGTAACAACGTCGCATACGTAACAGAGACAGAAACAGTCGATGCATTGGGTGAAATCGTTGTTTTGGCCGTACCATATGGTGCTGTTGAAAGAATCATTAGCACTTACGGTGAAGCTCTTCAAGGTAAGATTGTGATTGATATTACTAATCCAGTTAACTTTGAAACTTTTGACGACTTGGTAGTTCCTGCAGACAGTTCAGCTGCCGCAGAAATCGCACAAAAGTTGCCAGAAAGCAAGATCGTTAAGGCATTCAACACAACTTTCGCAGCTACATTGGCTACTAAGCAAGTTGGTGGTGTACAACCTACTACTGTTTTGTTGGCAGGTGATGATGCAGAAGCAAAGAAGTCAGTTACAGCAGCTTTAGCTGGTAGCGGATTGGAATTCATCGATGCTGGTTCATTGAAGCGCGCTCGTGAGTTGGAAGCCTTTGGATTCTTGCAAATTAGCTTGGCTGCAGCTGAAAAGATCAGCTGGACTGCTGGTTTTGCAATTATCAAGTAA
- a CDS encoding Rrf2 family transcriptional regulator, giving the protein MRYSTKLSDATHILLFIHVFADGDLSSNAIAASVQTNPVVIRSLMSDLANANLIQTNRGKAAPTLTRALADISLLDVYQAVEKTSLLHVDEKTNLGCPVGKNIQGALTNAYLKVQRAAENEMAQISLADILADFRF; this is encoded by the coding sequence ATGCGCTATTCTACGAAACTAAGTGATGCAACTCATATCTTGTTATTTATCCATGTTTTTGCTGATGGCGATTTATCGAGCAATGCGATTGCCGCTAGTGTTCAAACTAATCCAGTGGTGATTCGGAGTTTGATGTCAGATTTAGCGAATGCAAATTTAATCCAAACTAACCGAGGGAAGGCTGCGCCGACTTTAACACGTGCTTTAGCAGACATTTCATTGCTTGATGTTTATCAAGCAGTTGAAAAAACGTCACTCTTACATGTGGACGAGAAAACTAATCTGGGTTGTCCAGTAGGTAAAAATATTCAAGGTGCACTGACAAATGCCTATCTGAAGGTTCAGCGAGCTGCTGAAAATGAGATGGCACAAATCAGTTTAGCGGATATTCTTGCTGACTTTAGGTTTTAA
- a CDS encoding SDR family oxidoreductase, with translation MTKYFLTGVTGRLGRAALSNLLKDVTAEDVIVGVRDLQRAPEFEALGVTVRQADYTKPETLTTALAGVDKLLLVSGVPGGEVSRFDQHRNVIDAAKAAGVTFIVYTSLTEADQNKTFLAEDHANTETYIATSGLAYAIARNNWYLENELDLIKKALAGEDFSNPVGDAKIGWALNREYGEAAAKLLTAEQPQKIYEFGGRAQTYADLAQAISSVSGRTVKVIDQPVVLSEHPDVFEKINWQLQQDIAAGVLSYTTDDLAKVLGREPLSLTQAVQELVQR, from the coding sequence ATGACAAAGTATTTTTTGACAGGTGTTACGGGACGTCTTGGTCGGGCCGCGTTGAGTAATTTACTAAAAGATGTGACGGCTGAAGACGTGATCGTGGGTGTCCGTGATTTACAACGGGCACCAGAGTTTGAAGCATTGGGTGTCACCGTTCGTCAGGCAGATTATACTAAACCAGAAACTTTGACAACGGCTTTAGCTGGTGTTGATAAGTTATTGTTGGTATCAGGAGTTCCTGGCGGCGAGGTATCTCGTTTCGATCAACATCGTAATGTCATTGATGCTGCGAAGGCCGCTGGGGTTACTTTCATCGTTTATACGTCATTAACCGAAGCTGATCAAAATAAGACATTTTTGGCAGAAGACCATGCTAATACTGAAACGTATATCGCAACGTCTGGGCTTGCCTACGCAATTGCGCGTAACAATTGGTACTTGGAAAATGAATTAGATTTGATTAAAAAGGCTTTAGCTGGTGAAGATTTTAGTAATCCCGTGGGCGACGCTAAAATTGGTTGGGCCCTAAATCGTGAATACGGCGAAGCTGCTGCCAAACTTTTGACGGCTGAACAACCACAAAAGATTTATGAGTTTGGTGGCCGCGCACAAACATATGCTGACTTAGCACAAGCTATCTCAAGTGTGAGTGGTCGTACAGTCAAAGTTATCGATCAACCAGTTGTATTGTCAGAACATCCTGATGTTTTTGAAAAGATTAATTGGCAACTACAACAAGATATCGCAGCCGGTGTATTGTCATATACGACTGACGACTTAGCTAAAGTACTAGGTCGCGAGCCCCTTAGTTTAACGCAAGCGGTGCAAGAATTAGTGCAACGCTAA
- a CDS encoding ParM/StbA family protein, with protein MAKKITQLGVDVGNKQVKILGDNSDVAIYPAALVKYDTIESMVDDTKLKNYSLYQTDETNNAPFLWGENLAAFGANVQETKGTDFTRYDDPLFKNLVLAAVASYVKEQNAKDDATKVTDLAIETGMPTAHYLDPRNGGEKGESYAWLRGKHVLTIDGETLTFNVTDVEVRPQSYGTAALFAKTYELDFGETVAVLDFGGGTMVFDVYRVTEDGMALLRDFNIQENKGADVLIDNLVRAITAEGVTNPNRNNHSKIQDMLIKQNYVMRVGIGKERDFSDVFQREINRYVNNLLDNINHAGIEFNTLAALIITGGGANWVNAEAFENRVEMVYRFDQPETANVRGFYVDLIQD; from the coding sequence ATGGCTAAAAAAATTACTCAATTAGGTGTTGACGTTGGAAATAAGCAAGTCAAGATTCTTGGTGACAATTCCGACGTAGCCATTTATCCAGCTGCTTTGGTCAAGTACGATACCATTGAAAGTATGGTTGACGATACTAAATTAAAGAACTATTCATTATATCAAACAGATGAAACTAATAATGCGCCCTTCCTATGGGGTGAAAACCTAGCTGCCTTTGGGGCAAACGTTCAAGAAACTAAGGGGACTGACTTCACGCGTTATGATGATCCATTGTTCAAGAACTTGGTTTTGGCAGCAGTTGCTTCATATGTAAAGGAACAAAACGCTAAGGATGATGCAACTAAAGTCACTGACTTGGCAATTGAAACAGGGATGCCAACGGCGCACTACTTGGATCCACGTAATGGTGGCGAAAAGGGTGAATCATATGCTTGGTTACGCGGTAAGCATGTACTCACTATCGATGGTGAGACATTGACTTTTAATGTGACTGATGTTGAGGTGCGTCCTCAAAGTTACGGTACGGCAGCTTTGTTCGCTAAGACCTACGAATTGGATTTTGGTGAAACTGTCGCCGTATTAGACTTCGGTGGTGGTACCATGGTCTTTGACGTTTACCGTGTTACGGAAGACGGTATGGCTTTGTTGCGTGACTTTAATATCCAAGAAAACAAGGGTGCTGATGTCTTGATTGACAACTTAGTTCGTGCAATTACGGCTGAGGGTGTCACTAATCCTAACCGTAACAACCACAGCAAGATTCAAGACATGTTAATTAAGCAAAATTATGTGATGCGTGTTGGTATCGGTAAAGAACGTGACTTCTCAGATGTTTTCCAACGTGAGATCAATCGTTATGTTAACAACTTGTTGGATAACATCAACCACGCGGGTATCGAATTTAACACCTTGGCTGCCTTGATTATTACCGGTGGTGGTGCTAATTGGGTTAACGCCGAAGCCTTTGAAAACCGGGTTGAAATGGTTTACCGGTTCGATCAACCAGAAACTGCCAATGTTCGTGGTTTCTATGTTGATTTGATTCAAGACTAG
- a CDS encoding 2-keto-4-pentenoate hydratase has translation MTAWDDVVNDTATGYKVQAALVAMKVQPVKGYKISLTSVTTQQMFDSDTPLYGEQVADHVLENDATVSLATMNEPLIEVEIGFTAKTDLYATMTDEELLANSWVSGAIEVPDARFKDWFPSLNKYLVVSDTAVGGYIELGNRVDGATLTPSDLAQVQVDLLLDGVSVAAGASTEVLDNPMNALRWLVHQLAAEGRFVQAGQSVSSGTFFVPPHLTTGTYEAKFTGSYTGTTTLHVQD, from the coding sequence ATGACTGCCTGGGACGATGTTGTCAATGACACTGCTACTGGGTACAAGGTGCAAGCAGCATTAGTTGCGATGAAGGTCCAACCAGTAAAGGGATATAAGATTTCGTTAACTAGCGTGACTACGCAACAAATGTTTGATTCTGATACGCCACTCTATGGCGAACAAGTGGCGGATCATGTGTTAGAAAATGATGCAACGGTTTCGCTGGCGACGATGAATGAACCGCTAATTGAAGTGGAAATCGGCTTCACCGCCAAGACCGATTTATATGCCACAATGACTGATGAGGAATTGTTAGCTAATAGTTGGGTTAGTGGCGCAATTGAGGTGCCAGACGCACGGTTTAAAGATTGGTTTCCTAGTCTCAATAAGTATCTGGTTGTCAGTGATACAGCAGTTGGCGGCTATATCGAATTAGGCAATCGGGTAGACGGGGCTACTTTGACACCCTCAGATTTGGCACAAGTGCAAGTTGATTTACTCCTAGATGGGGTGAGTGTTGCAGCAGGTGCTTCAACTGAAGTACTTGATAATCCAATGAATGCTTTACGTTGGTTGGTTCACCAGTTAGCAGCCGAGGGTCGTTTCGTACAGGCGGGACAATCAGTTTCGTCAGGTACTTTCTTTGTACCACCACACTTAACAACGGGTACTTATGAAGCAAAATTCACAGGTAGCTACACCGGCACAACGACCTTACATGTGCAAGATTAA
- a CDS encoding dihydrolipoyl dehydrogenase family protein, translating into MTKYDFDVLYIGAGHGTFDGAIPLAARGVKVGVVEFAEIGGTCPNRGCNPKIALDDPVVVQRQQEALTGHKQAPIDWSAAVAHKHDVIKDLPDMIEGFITSHGIQVLGGRGHLFDEHTVHVNGVAYTAEKIVIATGLRPHRLDVPGTELAHDSEEFMNLPVMPKSLVVVGAGYVGMEFATMANAAGADVTVIMRHDRALRQFPAKYVEFVVADLKARGVKFVTNAEVAEFKRTSEGVTVETDLGSFDAEWVLDATGRVPNVQNMGLEEIGVEFNERGIVVNDHLQTSVPSIYASGDVIDKTQPRLTPTAVFESTYLMHQFAGDTTDAIDYPVIPHTTFTSPRIAAVGVTLDDALANPDLYDVAEHDISQDWYRQVKNEKGFNAIIKNKDGLLVGAVEVSDRAEDVINTLSPVIELKLDAAQLERIITIFPAIANDSFGQI; encoded by the coding sequence ATGACAAAATATGATTTTGATGTGTTATACATTGGTGCTGGTCATGGAACGTTCGATGGAGCGATCCCATTGGCTGCACGCGGTGTTAAGGTTGGTGTTGTTGAATTTGCTGAAATTGGAGGAACATGCCCAAATCGTGGCTGCAACCCAAAGATTGCCTTGGACGATCCCGTGGTTGTACAACGACAACAAGAAGCCTTGACGGGTCACAAGCAAGCACCAATTGATTGGTCAGCTGCAGTGGCTCACAAGCATGACGTTATCAAGGACTTGCCTGACATGATTGAAGGCTTCATTACTAGCCATGGCATTCAAGTGTTGGGTGGTCGTGGTCACTTGTTTGATGAGCACACGGTTCATGTCAACGGTGTGGCTTACACTGCTGAAAAGATTGTGATTGCTACTGGTTTGCGGCCACACCGTTTGGACGTTCCTGGTACTGAATTGGCCCATGATTCAGAAGAGTTCATGAATTTGCCAGTGATGCCAAAGTCATTGGTTGTTGTTGGTGCTGGTTACGTGGGAATGGAATTTGCCACCATGGCTAACGCAGCAGGGGCTGATGTCACTGTTATCATGCGACATGACCGTGCGCTACGTCAATTCCCAGCAAAGTATGTTGAGTTTGTTGTAGCAGACTTGAAGGCACGTGGTGTCAAGTTTGTGACCAATGCTGAAGTGGCTGAATTTAAGCGTACCAGTGAGGGTGTCACCGTTGAAACTGATCTTGGTTCGTTTGATGCTGAGTGGGTTTTGGATGCGACTGGTCGTGTTCCTAACGTTCAAAACATGGGTCTCGAAGAAATTGGTGTTGAATTTAATGAGCGTGGTATCGTGGTCAATGATCACTTGCAAACGTCTGTGCCATCAATCTATGCTTCTGGGGATGTGATTGATAAGACTCAACCTCGTTTGACACCAACAGCAGTCTTTGAGTCAACGTACTTGATGCATCAATTTGCTGGTGATACTACGGATGCCATCGATTACCCAGTCATTCCACACACAACCTTTACATCACCACGTATTGCTGCGGTTGGTGTGACTTTGGATGATGCATTGGCTAACCCTGATTTGTATGATGTCGCTGAACATGACATTTCACAAGATTGGTACCGTCAAGTTAAAAATGAAAAGGGCTTTAACGCCATCATTAAGAACAAAGATGGTTTGTTAGTGGGAGCCGTGGAAGTTTCTGATCGCGCTGAAGATGTCATCAATACACTGTCACCAGTGATTGAATTGAAGCTGGATGCTGCACAACTAGAGCGGATTATTACGATTTTCCCTGCAATCGCCAATGATAGTTTTGGTCAAATTTAA
- a CDS encoding branched-chain amino acid aminotransferase, which translates to MTAAQPSDFNWNDLGFEYHELPKRYRAYFKDDVWSAGALETDPEIKVHEAATGLHYGQNIFEGLKAYRRKDGGINLFRPDMNAARFNRSAARLLMAPLPEDQFVDALKAVVKELQDFVPPYGSGATLYLRPFMFGNGPVVGVHPADEYVFEVYATPVGAYYKGGLTPTAYVTDQFDRAAYGGTGQAKAAGNYGASMLPGDRAHRNGFSDVVYLDPREHKYIEELGSANFFGITKDGRFLTPKSPSILPSVTKYSLLEVAEEVGLKAEETVISIEDLDVFAEAGAMGTAAVISPVGSITHNGEKHVFYSETEVGPWTQKLYDRLTSLQFGDSADTFGWTVDVPLD; encoded by the coding sequence ATGACAGCAGCACAACCATCAGATTTTAATTGGAATGATCTTGGGTTTGAATATCACGAACTACCTAAGCGGTACCGAGCATATTTCAAAGACGATGTCTGGTCAGCCGGTGCCTTGGAGACCGATCCAGAAATCAAAGTACATGAAGCGGCGACCGGGCTTCATTATGGTCAAAACATTTTTGAAGGTTTGAAAGCCTATCGTCGTAAGGATGGGGGCATCAATCTTTTCCGTCCAGATATGAACGCTGCACGCTTCAATCGCTCAGCTGCGCGGTTGCTGATGGCGCCCTTACCAGAAGATCAATTTGTTGATGCTTTGAAGGCTGTGGTTAAGGAACTGCAAGATTTTGTACCGCCTTATGGATCGGGGGCGACGTTGTATCTGCGACCATTCATGTTTGGAAATGGGCCAGTCGTGGGCGTTCATCCTGCTGATGAATATGTTTTCGAAGTATATGCTACCCCAGTGGGTGCCTACTACAAGGGTGGCCTCACCCCAACTGCCTACGTCACCGATCAGTTTGATCGGGCAGCCTACGGTGGTACTGGCCAGGCCAAGGCAGCCGGTAATTATGGTGCTTCAATGTTGCCTGGGGATCGGGCGCATCGCAATGGTTTCTCGGACGTCGTGTACTTGGATCCTCGTGAGCATAAGTATATTGAAGAATTAGGATCAGCCAATTTCTTTGGTATTACAAAAGATGGTCGTTTCTTGACGCCTAAGTCACCTTCAATCTTACCTTCAGTGACCAAGTATTCTTTGCTTGAAGTGGCCGAAGAGGTGGGCTTAAAGGCTGAAGAAACAGTCATTTCAATCGAAGACTTGGATGTATTTGCCGAAGCTGGCGCAATGGGTACAGCAGCCGTGATTAGTCCAGTTGGCTCAATCACACATAATGGTGAAAAGCATGTCTTTTATTCAGAGACTGAAGTTGGTCCATGGACACAAAAGTTGTACGATCGTTTAACTAGTTTGCAGTTTGGTGATTCAGCCGATACATTTGGTTGGACAGTCGATGTACCATTAGATTAA
- a CDS encoding PTS transporter subunit IIC, whose amino-acid sequence MTEEEKRRMTSQEKAEAATKAAPHEDRSEEEVLLPGQGQLTRPEETMTMKDWVFSVSQGISNVILAVLGMGLLMGSIGQILMNFGVTNFGQALVDSGQIGQKLLAPALGVGIAYMLRTNILTIGAAMIAAHVGSNAVYFTDVAIKSGHTATGWQATAAQLPAGSLVQTAGQPVSAVLAGLVAALIGKWLTGKTPLDMLLVPLAATLGGSIFGLGAATVTTPLLNSISEALAETMKISPVLGAAVVSFAWLTFLMTPASSAALAIAVMLDPMSSGAALIGTASAFAMYTAMAWAQNNWGARMATLLGTPKIQFPNLLKSPLLYVGPAVIAAVNAVVAVVYFDFQVPYTIAGLGLNGFIAPIALLSTPKLFWTLMAFGVVIPAVLSVVYYYVLKMVGLAKKGDLFLEVV is encoded by the coding sequence ATGACAGAGGAAGAGAAGCGACGGATGACGTCACAAGAGAAAGCGGAGGCCGCTACCAAGGCCGCCCCGCATGAAGATCGTTCGGAAGAAGAGGTGTTGTTACCAGGGCAAGGTCAATTGACGCGTCCGGAAGAGACCATGACGATGAAAGACTGGGTCTTCTCAGTTTCCCAAGGGATTTCAAACGTCATTTTGGCGGTCTTGGGGATGGGGCTGTTGATGGGTTCTATCGGTCAAATCTTGATGAATTTTGGCGTGACTAATTTCGGCCAAGCATTGGTTGATAGCGGTCAAATCGGCCAAAAGTTGTTAGCACCAGCTTTGGGTGTCGGGATTGCCTATATGCTACGTACCAATATCTTGACGATTGGTGCAGCCATGATCGCAGCACACGTCGGCTCAAATGCCGTTTACTTTACTGATGTAGCTATCAAGTCAGGTCACACGGCAACTGGCTGGCAAGCGACTGCCGCCCAATTACCAGCAGGCTCTTTGGTGCAAACTGCTGGGCAACCGGTTTCAGCTGTGTTAGCGGGGTTAGTTGCTGCATTGATTGGGAAATGGTTGACTGGGAAAACGCCACTCGATATGTTGTTGGTCCCCCTAGCAGCAACCCTTGGTGGTTCAATTTTTGGTCTGGGAGCCGCCACAGTAACCACACCACTCTTGAATAGCATTTCAGAAGCTTTGGCAGAAACCATGAAGATTAGCCCAGTTCTAGGAGCTGCTGTCGTGTCATTTGCTTGGTTAACATTCTTGATGACGCCAGCCTCTTCAGCGGCACTGGCAATCGCCGTTATGTTGGATCCGATGTCGAGTGGTGCGGCTTTGATTGGAACTGCTTCGGCCTTTGCCATGTACACGGCGATGGCTTGGGCCCAGAATAATTGGGGTGCTCGGATGGCAACTTTGCTGGGCACACCGAAGATTCAATTTCCGAATTTGTTGAAGAGTCCTTTGTTGTACGTGGGACCCGCTGTGATTGCAGCCGTTAACGCCGTCGTCGCCGTCGTATATTTTGATTTCCAAGTACCATATACTATCGCCGGCTTAGGATTAAATGGATTTATTGCCCCAATTGCTTTGTTATCGACTCCTAAGTTGTTTTGGACTTTAATGGCCTTTGGTGTGGTAATTCCAGCTGTCTTATCGGTTGTTTATTACTATGTTTTGAAAATGGTTGGTTTGGCGAAAAAGGGAGATTTGTTCCTTGAAGTCGTTTAA
- the trmD gene encoding tRNA (guanosine(37)-N1)-methyltransferase TrmD, whose protein sequence is MRIDVLSIFPNMFAPMRESIMGKVIERGLVEFNVIDFRDYTDNKHNNVDDVVYGGGQGMLLMPQPIFDAMAHVEAEAGNRGRVILLDPAGKTFNQAMAEELAHEEHLTFIAGHYEGYDERIRELVTDEISIGDFVLTGGELGAMTVIDATVRLLDEALGDEMSAVDDSFSTGLLEYPQYTRPADFRGLKVPDVLLSGHHANIDRWRKKESLRRTYHRRPDLLENYAFTPEEHKLLNEIKAEEKE, encoded by the coding sequence ATGCGAATTGATGTCCTAAGTATTTTCCCTAATATGTTTGCGCCGATGCGTGAGTCAATTATGGGCAAAGTCATCGAACGCGGCTTAGTCGAGTTTAACGTCATTGATTTTCGTGACTATACCGATAATAAGCATAACAATGTTGATGATGTCGTGTACGGCGGTGGCCAGGGCATGTTACTTATGCCCCAACCCATTTTTGATGCGATGGCCCATGTAGAGGCCGAAGCCGGTAATCGTGGGCGGGTCATCCTCCTCGATCCAGCGGGCAAGACTTTCAATCAAGCCATGGCAGAGGAGTTAGCGCATGAAGAACATCTGACCTTCATTGCCGGTCACTATGAAGGTTATGACGAACGCATTCGAGAATTAGTCACTGATGAAATCTCAATCGGCGATTTCGTACTAACTGGTGGTGAATTAGGCGCGATGACTGTGATCGATGCAACCGTTCGCTTGTTAGACGAAGCATTGGGAGATGAAATGTCCGCCGTTGATGACTCGTTTTCAACTGGTTTGTTAGAGTATCCTCAATATACGCGTCCGGCTGATTTCCGTGGCCTGAAAGTACCAGATGTCTTACTCAGTGGGCATCATGCCAATATTGATCGTTGGCGCAAAAAAGAATCCCTACGACGCACCTATCATCGGCGCCCGGATTTGCTTGAAAACTATGCCTTCACTCCAGAAGAGCATAAATTACTTAATGAAATTAAAGCTGAAGAAAAAGAATAA
- the rimM gene encoding ribosome maturation factor RimM (Essential for efficient processing of 16S rRNA), giving the protein MALYKVGSIVNTHGIRGEVRVIATTDFPEERFVKGKELVIDGKTPTKVTIATVRPHKQFILLSFVDLQNINLVEQFKGHDLQVADADLQDLDDDEYYYHDIVGLTVINNEDNSELGSVKEILQLPANDVWVVGSKGKDDLYLPFTEQVVTEIDLEAKTAHVNLLEEV; this is encoded by the coding sequence ATGGCACTATATAAAGTTGGTAGCATCGTGAATACACATGGTATCCGTGGTGAAGTTCGCGTCATCGCTACAACAGATTTCCCCGAAGAACGTTTTGTTAAAGGTAAGGAACTGGTCATCGATGGCAAGACACCGACCAAAGTTACTATTGCAACGGTACGTCCACATAAGCAATTCATCTTGTTAAGCTTTGTTGATTTGCAAAATATTAACCTCGTTGAGCAATTTAAGGGCCATGATTTGCAGGTCGCTGACGCTGATCTACAAGACTTGGATGATGATGAATACTATTACCATGACATTGTTGGATTAACCGTGATTAATAATGAAGACAACAGTGAACTTGGTTCTGTCAAAGAAATTTTGCAGCTACCCGCCAACGACGTTTGGGTGGTTGGCAGCAAAGGTAAGGATGACTTATACCTGCCCTTCACCGAACAAGTCGTCACTGAGATTGATTTGGAAGCTAAAACGGCCCATGTAAATCTACTTGAGGAAGTGTAA